In the Bdellovibrionales bacterium genome, GTTCCAGAGTCTTTGTTGCCAGAGATCGCGCCTTCAAGCGGTGAATTCGGTGTGACGAAGGGCCTTGATGTGATTCCAGATGGAATCCCTGTCGCGGGTATTGCGGGTGATCAGCAAGCGGCCTTGTTTGGACAGACTTGTTTTGATGCGGGCGATGTGAAATGTACCTTCGGCACGGGCAGCTTTATTTTGCTCAATACTGGTTCGAAGCCCGTGGCATCGAAATCACGATTGCTCACGACGATTGCGTGGAAACTGCGTGATCAAAAAATGACTTACGCTGTAGAGGGCGGAGCTTTCATCTGCGGAGCTGCGGTTCAGTGGCTGCGCGATGGTTTGCAATTCTTTCAGCATAGTTCGGAAGTGGAGCAACTTGCGGCTTCAGTGCCAAGTAGTGAAGGCGTCGAGTTCGTACCGGCACTGACAGGCTTGGGTGCGCCACATTGGAACCCAGAGGCCCGTGGCGTGTTGTGGGGTTTGACCCGCGGTACGACGAAGGCGCATGTCGCGCGCGCGACGTTGGAAGCGATGGCTTTGCAGAATGTCGACATCTTGACGGCAATGCAAAAGGATCTTGGTAAGAAGTTGCGTTCTATCAAAGTGGACGGTGGTGCTTCGGCGAATAACTTATTGATGCAGATGCAGGCTGACTATTCGGCGACGGAAGTGGTGCGCCCACAGATCGTCGAAAGCACGGCGATCGGTGCCGCGTATCTTGCGGGTCTCGGTGTTGGATTCTGGAAAGATGTGAATGAAATCAAAAAGATCTGGAAGAGCGATAGAGCTTTCAAAGTCGAAATGGCGGCGAAGGATCGTAAGACGCGTCTTGATCGCTGGGAAAAAGCGGTGAAGAAGGCTTAGGACTTTTTCTTGAGTTTTGAATTCACAATTTGAAAACGAGTTCTGAAAAGAACTCGTTTTTTTATTTTCGTATTAGAAGAAAAATTCTCTTGCAGCCTATTTTTGGCTCTTTCAATCTGCATAAATTGCGTTTTGATTTCCTCCTTGTGATGGATGGTGCGAAAGACCTGATCGCGGTTCTCAGAGGAGATAAACGCGTTTTAGCCACCTTCAAGATCTTGCTCTGAATAGCACTTGTCTAATAGAAAAAACCTAAAATTCAATCTCAAAAACCCGTGGTAGATTACCTCTGAAATTTTACATCCGCTACGGAGGTAATGTATGCAAAGATCTTTTAGAGTGAATCACCTTTCAAATTCAGAGTTGCTTTTGCGCTTTAATAAACTTGTGCAAACTGAAAGGAAAATCACTCATCTGGTTTTAGAGTGTATTGCGGAAATTGATACGCGACGCCTTTATTTGGAGAAGGCCTATCCAAGTCTTTATGAATTTTTGGTTAAAGAATTTGGCTATAGCCCTTCGGCAGCAGTGAGGAGAATAGAGTCTGCAAGGCTTTTGCGGGAAGTGCCTGAGGTGGCGGTAAAAATTGAAAGCGGCGCTATTAACCTTTCTCAGCTCTCGAAAGTACAGCAGGCAGTGAGAGTGGTGCAAAAAACTCAAGAGAGAAAGATGGATACTCAGGAAAAGACTGAGCTTATTGCTCTTATTGAAAATACCACCCAAGAGCAAACGCAAGTGATCCTGAACCAGAAACTTTCTATTCCCATCACGACTGTATGTAAGCAAAGACATCATGCGGATGAGTCTGTGACTTTAACCATTCACCTCACTAAAGAACAGATGGAGATTTTGACTCATGCTCGGAATTTAATTTCGCACGCAGTTCCAGATAAAAACTGGAGTCAGGTATTCAGCTACCTAGCGCAAAAAGAAATCACTCGTAGGACCGCTCTGAGGAAGAGAGCGCCTGCTCAATGTGTCCTAAAAGCCGATTCTACAACCGCCACGGTGGTTGGAAAACCGCTGACTCAGGCTGTGAAAAAGTCAGTTTTTGCTCGCCAGGCTTGTTGTCAGTTTAGAGATCCTAGCTCGGGTAAAGTCTGTGGGAGTAAGCGCTTTTTGCAGGTGGATCATAGGCGGCCTCAATGGGCTGGGGGAAGCAATGATCTTTCAAACCTGCAGGTGCTCTGCGCTCAGCATAATCAATACAAATACCGTCGAGAGAGTTTTTGTAGTTATTCATGAAGGCATCGGACGAAGATGAGGCAAATCGCGAGATGCCTCATTCCCCCGCCGCATAATAACCCTCCTCCTATTCATTTCACTCCCATTCCACATTCGTCTATACAGTAGACGTTCCTGAATTAAAGCGCCTGTTCGCCGGGGAAAATCGTTAGGATTGGGTGCGGATGTCGCTTTTTTCGGTAATCTCTCGCTAGAGCGCTTATAACTAGCTCACTCACAAATGAGGTTTTTATGAAAAAACTCGGTCTTGTCCTTACCACGGTTTTATTTAGTACTCAGGTTTTCGCGGCGGCCACTCTCCGCGTTCCATTGCTCTTGAATGACGGCCGTAGCGATAAGAATGTTCCTGTCGCAGCCCTCAATGCCAAGCTCGCAGCTAAAGGCATCCAAGGCTTCCCGGAATCACTCGATATCACCGCAGACACTGGTTATCAGACCTTTGATGCTGCTCAAAAGAAGCTCGCTCAGATCCTGCAATCTTTGGGTGAAGATCCCAATGAAATGAGCTTCGTTACAGGTCTCTTCCCGACGGAAATCGACACCGCTCAATCGAAAACTTGCTACACCGGCAACCCAACGGAAGTGCCAGACGCGATCAGAAGCTTGATCGATATCGGTTACTCCGACCAGCTCAATATGTTTGCGTTGAAGTACAAGCAAACGGCGACGGCGATTGACGAAAACACAGACCTCACTGATTCAGACACTCAGGATTTCTTAAATGGCTCTGATCTCTGGAAAAACTGGAAGGGCCAAGGAGAATCGATCCTGATCCTGTCTTCCATCGGCGACGGTGGCGACGATCTCCAAGAGTCTTTGATTCCGAGATGTAAATAAACGGTATCCAGGCCGCTTTGGCAGGTTGAATCAACATAGTTGACAAAAGCAACTATGTTGATTACACAGGTCGCATGAAAAAGAACCTGCAAAAGAACGTCTTTACGATCCGCAGTTTCAGCCGTAGCTACACGGATAAACTCGGAATCCTCAATGAAAAGCCCTATGATCCATCGTTAAACCTGACGGAATCCCGGATTGTGTATGAGCTCGCTCAGCATCAACAGCTTCGCTCGAAGGATCTGCTGGGTTTGCTAAGTTTGGATAAAGGATATCTCAGCCGAGCTCTGGCTTCTTTGAAAAAGAGAAAGATATTAACCGAGCATCAAGGCACCGAAGACACCCGGGAAAAGTGGCTCAGCCTGACCGAGAAGGGCTCGCAGCTTTTTGAAAAGATCGACGGAATTTCTATTGAGAGAACCGAAGAAGTCTTGCAGCACCTTTCGCCCTTTCAGCGTTCTGAACTGAATCAGCATTTGGCAGCCGCGCAACTCATTTTAGATCCAAAACAGAAAATCGATATTTCCGAAGTACAAATTCGTGATTTAAAACCCGGCGACCTTGGCTGGGTTATTTCTCGCCATGGCGAGATCTATGCGGCTGAGTATGGCTGGACTATCGACTTCGAATTTCTAGTGGCTGACATCGCCAGCCGGTTTGCGCAAAAAAATGATCCAAAGTTTGAGAGGGCATGGATTGCAGAGGCCCGAGGACTGCGCTTAGGCTGCGTCTTTTTAGTAAAAGAGGACGCTAAAACAGCAAAGCTTCGAATTCTGCTTGTCGATCCGATGGCGCGCGGCCTTGGGTTGGGATCCCGTTTAGTTCAAGAATGCATTCGCTTTGCCAAAAGCTGCGGCTATAAGCAAGTCACCTTGTGGACGAATGATATTCTGACTTCAGCCCGAAAAATCTATGAAGCTGAAGGCTTTGTTTTAGAGAAAGAGGAAAAGCACACAAGCTTTGGAAAAAAACTCAACGGGCAGTATTGGTCTAAAACGCTTTAGGCCTCATAAATAGTCCTCGCCAAAATCCGCCACAGGCGCTAATCTCGGGCCTGTGGGAAAATTCAATAAGGTAAACATCGAAATCGGCAATATCTGCAATCTTCAGTGCAGCTTCTGTCCCCCCGTGGAGCGAGAGAAGGCCATGATGAGTATTGAGATGTTTACCTCGATCATCGAGCAAGTAGCCCCTCTGACAGAACAAGTGACCCTGCACCTGATGGGCGATCCCTTAGTTCACCCAAAGCTTGCCGAGTTCCTGACAGTCTGCGAACGCTTTCAAGTGCCGGTGTTTTTCGTGACCAACGGAGTTCTCCTCAACACCGTTCGCGAAGAGCTGTTACTAA is a window encoding:
- the glpK gene encoding glycerol kinase GlpK, with translation MSRYIISIDQGTTSTRTAIVNQAGGLVGQQNEDFRQIFPQPGWVEHDPEDIWKTTLNTLKKTMEQTRIRGDQIAAIGITNQRETVVVWDRKTGKPIYNAIVWQCRRTQDVCEKLKRNNKEKVINKKTGLVIDPYFSATKIQWILKNVPGAKERARKGELAAGTIDTFLLWRLTGGESHKTDVSNASRTMLMNIHTGWWDDELLKLFEVPESLLPEIAPSSGEFGVTKGLDVIPDGIPVAGIAGDQQAALFGQTCFDAGDVKCTFGTGSFILLNTGSKPVASKSRLLTTIAWKLRDQKMTYAVEGGAFICGAAVQWLRDGLQFFQHSSEVEQLAASVPSSEGVEFVPALTGLGAPHWNPEARGVLWGLTRGTTKAHVARATLEAMALQNVDILTAMQKDLGKKLRSIKVDGGASANNLLMQMQADYSATEVVRPQIVESTAIGAAYLAGLGVGFWKDVNEIKKIWKSDRAFKVEMAAKDRKTRLDRWEKAVKKA
- a CDS encoding HNH endonuclease, yielding MRFNKLVQTERKITHLVLECIAEIDTRRLYLEKAYPSLYEFLVKEFGYSPSAAVRRIESARLLREVPEVAVKIESGAINLSQLSKVQQAVRVVQKTQERKMDTQEKTELIALIENTTQEQTQVILNQKLSIPITTVCKQRHHADESVTLTIHLTKEQMEILTHARNLISHAVPDKNWSQVFSYLAQKEITRRTALRKRAPAQCVLKADSTTATVVGKPLTQAVKKSVFARQACCQFRDPSSGKVCGSKRFLQVDHRRPQWAGGSNDLSNLQVLCAQHNQYKYRRESFCSYS
- a CDS encoding MarR family transcriptional regulator: MKKNLQKNVFTIRSFSRSYTDKLGILNEKPYDPSLNLTESRIVYELAQHQQLRSKDLLGLLSLDKGYLSRALASLKKRKILTEHQGTEDTREKWLSLTEKGSQLFEKIDGISIERTEEVLQHLSPFQRSELNQHLAAAQLILDPKQKIDISEVQIRDLKPGDLGWVISRHGEIYAAEYGWTIDFEFLVADIASRFAQKNDPKFERAWIAEARGLRLGCVFLVKEDAKTAKLRILLVDPMARGLGLGSRLVQECIRFAKSCGYKQVTLWTNDILTSARKIYEAEGFVLEKEEKHTSFGKKLNGQYWSKTL